The endosymbiont of Bathymodiolus septemdierum str. Myojin knoll sequence CACCATTGGACTAATGAAGGCGGTTAAAAAGTTTAACCCTAATCGTAATGTACGCCTCGCTTCTTATGCGGTGTATTGGATTCGTGCAGAAATCCACGAATTTATCTTTAAGAATTGGAAAATTGTCAAAGTTGCCACTACCAAAGAGCAACGCAAGTTATTTTTTAAGTTAAAAAAAGCCAAAGCCAATATTTACACCTCACTAAATACAGAACAAGCTAAAGAGATTGCCAACGACCTTGGTGTACGCCCAAAAGATGTTTTAGAGATGGAATCGCGCTTACAGTTTAATGATGTGGCATTTGAAGTGACAGATGAAGAAGAAAGCACTTCTCCGGTACATTATTTAACCGATGAAAACACCCGAAGCCCTGAACAATTGGCACTCAGTGACGACTCGCAAAAGCATCATCAACAACAGCTTTATACGGCACTCTCTTCACTTGATGAAAGAAGTTTGGATATTTTACAGTCTAGGTACTTGAAAGAAGAGAAAACGACCTTACATACTTTAGCGAAGAGATACAATATTTCTGCTGAAAGAGTTAGACAACTTGAAAACAAAGCAATGCAGAAGTTAAAAAACTCAATGGATAAACAAAATTAATTACATTAAATAGGAGAAAAAAATGAATATTCGCCCCCTTCACGACCGTGTGGTCGTCCGTAGATCAGAAGAAGAGCAAACCACAGCAAGTGGCTTAATTATTCCTGGTTCAGCAGCCGAAAAACCTTCCGAAGGTATTGTCGTTGCCGTTGGCAGTGGCAGAAAAACGGATGCAGGTGAGATTATCGCCTTAGAAGTTAAAGTTAGTGACAAAGTATTGTTCGGTCAGTTTGCTGGCACAGAAATCAGCGCTGATAATGAAACCCTATTGGTAATGAGCGAAAGCGATATTGTTGCCGTTGTTGAATAAAGGAGAATAAAATGAGTGCAAAAGACATAGAATTTGGAATTGATGCAAGAAATTTAATGCTAAATGGTGTTAATATTTTAGCAGATGCAGTAAAAGTAACCCTGGGACCTAAAGGTCGTAATGTGGTTTTAGATCGTTCATTCGGCGCCCCGACCATCACCAAGGACGGTGTTTCAGTTGCCCAAGAAATTGAACTTGAGAACAAGTTTGAAAATATGGGTGCGCAAATGGTCAAAGAGGTTGCCTCTAAAACCAACGATATCGCAGGTGATGGTACAACAACAGCAACTGTTTTGGCGCAATCTTTGATTACCGAGGGTGTTAAAGCCGTTTCTGCGGGTATGAATCCAATGGATCTTAAACGCGGCATTGATAAAGCTACAGAGGTTGCAGTTAAAGCCTTGCGTGAACTTTCACAACCTTGTGATGACACAAAATCAATTGCGCAAGTCGGTACAATTTCTGCAAATTCTGACACTTCTGTTGGTGATATTATTGCCGAAGCAATGAATAAAGTAGGCAAAGAAGGCGTGATTACAGTTGAAGAAGGTTCAGGTCTTGATAACGAATTAGATGTGGTTGAAGGTATGCAATTTGAGCGTGGCTATTTGTCGCCTTATTTTGTCAACAATCAAGACAATATGAGTGCTGATTTGGATCAGCCATTAATTTTGTTAAATGAATCAAAAATCTCAAATATTCGTGATTTATTGCCAGCATTAGAAATCGTACAGAAATCAGGTCGACCATTGCTGGTTATTGCTGAAGACATTGAAGGTGAGGCATTAGCAACTTTGGTGGTTAATAATATGCGTGGCATTGTTAAAGTCGTGGCGGTTAAATCACCTGGCTTTGGCGACCGTCGTAAAGCAATCTTACAAGACCTTGCAGTATTAACAGGTGGTGTGGTAATTTCAGAAGAAATCGGCTTGTCATTAGAGACCATTACCGAAGACCAATTAGGCTATGCTAAGCGTATTGAAGTCGGCAAAGACGAGACTATCGTGGTTGATGGTGCGGGCACAAAAGAGCAAATTGATGGTCGTGTTAAGCAAATCAAAGCACAATTAGAACAGACAACTTCTGAATACGACCAAGAGAAGTTATCAGAGCGATTGGCTAAATTATCAGGCGGCGTTGCTGTGATTAAAGTCGGTGCTGCAACCGAAGTTGAGATGAAAGAAAAGAAAGACCGTGTTGATGACGCACTACACGCAACCCGTGCCGCCGTACAAGAAGGTGTGGTTCCGGGTGGTGGTGTTGCGTTAGTTCGTGCGATTAAAGCATTAGACAAACTTACAAGCGACAACCATGACCAAGGTGTTGGTATTAACATCACTAAACGCGCAATGGAAGCCCCACTTAGGCAAATCGTTGCAAATGGTGGTGGCGAGCCTTCTGTTGTGCTTAATGAAGTATTAAACAGCAAAGGCAATCACGGCTACAACGCCGGCACAGAAGAGTATGGTGATATGTTGAAAATGGGTATCCTTGACCCAACCAAAGTAACCCGCGCTGCCTTACAACATGCGGCGAGCATTTCTGGTTTAATGATTACCACTGAAGCAATGATTACTGATGCACCGCAAGCAGCCGGTGTGCCGGCTGGTGATGCAGGAATGGGTGGTGGAATGCCAGGCATGATGTAGTAAAATAACAGTTAATTTTATTAGCTAATTAAAAAAAAAGCCTCGTTTACGCGAGGCTTTTTTTGGTATGATACTTCGCAAAATATTATTGAGTATTAATAAATAAAGTATGGGCAACTACGACTCCTCCTCCATTGAAGTATTATCAGGCTTAGACCCAGTTCGTAAGCGACCAGGGATGTACACGGAAACCGAACGACCTAATCATTTGGCGCAGGAAGTGATTGACAACAGTGTTGATGAGGCAGTGGCTGGACATGCAACGAAAATCAATGTGGTGCTTTATAAGGACGGCTCTATCTCTGTGGAAGACGATGGTCGTGGTATGCCGGTTGATATTCATCTTGAAGAAGGGATTTCTGGTGTTGAGGTAATTCTTACTAAGTTACATGCAGGCGGTAAGTTCTCAAATGATTCTTATCAGTTCTCTGGCGGTTTACATGGGGTTGGTATCTCTGTAGTTAACGCCCTATCGACCTTAGTGGAGATTTGGATTAAACGCAACTCTAAAGAGCATTACATTGCTTTTTCTGATGGTAATGTCAAAACCCCGCTTGTAGAAGTAGGTACAGTTGGTAAGTACAACACAGGGACTAAAGTTAAATTCATTCCAGATCCACAGTTTTTTGATACGGCTAAATTTTCTACCACCAAACTCAGACATAACTTGCGCTCAAAAGCAGTGTTGTGCCCTGGGTTAGAGGTTAATTTTTATAATGAAGTTGATGACACAACCGACAGTTGGAAATACAAAGAAGGTTTAAAAGATTATTTGTCAGTTTCACTCGATGGCCTGGATTGCTTGCCAGAAGTACCATTCGTAGTTACGCATGAATCGGATGAGGCACAAATGCATTGCTCGTTGTCATGGACAGAATATAACACCAATATTATTGGCGAAAGTTATGTTAACCTCATTCCCACTTCACAGGGCGGTACACATGTTAATGGCTTACGCTCTGGCTTGACAGATGCTTTAAAAGAATTTTGTGAATTTAGAAGTTTGTTACCAAAGAATGTTAAGTTAACACCGGACGATGTCTGGCAAAAAATTGCCTACGTATTATCCATTAAAATATTAGACCCGCAATTTTCAGGACAGACCAAAGAAAGGTTATCCTCAAGAGAATGTGCTAGTTTCGTTACCAATGTGGTGAAAGATGCCTTTAGCCTTTGGCTGAACCAACATACCTCAATTGCAGAAAAAATTGCCGAATTGGCAATTATGAACGCCCAGTCACGACTCAAAACAGGTAAAAAGGTTATTCGTAAAAAAATTGTCAGCGGTCCAGCCCTGCCAGGTAAGTTATCTGATTGTACTAGTCATGACCTTAGCCAAACTGAGGTTTTTTTGGTGGAAGGTGATTCTGCTGGAGGCTCTGCCAAGCAGGCCCGTGATAAAGAATATCAGGCGATTTTGCCATTAAGAGGTAAAATTTTGAACACCTGGGAAGTAGATTCTGACCAAGTATTGGCGAGCAATGAAATCCACGACATTAGTGTTGCCATTGGTCTAGAACCAAACTGCGAAGACCTATCAGGATTACGCTACGGTAAGATTTGTATCTTGGCAGATGCAGATTCAGATGGTGCACACATTGCCACATTGATTTGTACGCTGTTCGTTAAACACTTTCCAAAATTAGTCAGAGATGGGCATATTTTCGTAGCAATGCCACCACTGTATCGTATTGATGCTGGCAAGCAGATTTATTATGCACTGGACGATGCAGAGCGTGATGCGACAATTAACAAGATAGAAAAAGAAAATAAACGCACCAAGGTGCAAGTGCAACGATTTAAAGGTTTGGGTGAAATGAACCCTTCACAGCTTAGAGAGACCACAATGCTACCAGATACCCGCCGTCTCATTCAACTGACACTTGAAAATCCTTTACAGGTCAATGAAATGATGGATATGTTATTAAGTAAAAAGCGTGCACCAGATCGTAAAAAGTGGCTAGAATCAAAAGGCAATCTTGCCAATGTCTAAGAAGGCTGTTATTCTTTTATCAGGTGGCTTAGATTCAACCACCACGCTTGCGATTGCAAAGTCTCAGGGTTTTAAATGTTATGCAATGAGTTTTGACTACGGTCAAAAACAAAAATCAGAACTTAATGCCGCTACCAAAATTGCCAAGTTATTCTCTACTGTAGAACACAGAATAATGGATATTTCTTTAAATGACATTGGTGGATCTGCACTGACAGACAGTGCGATTTCCGTACCAAACTTTAACAAGAGTGACGAAATCCCAGTTACCTATGTCCCTGCTCGCAACACCATTTTTTTGTCGTATGCAATGGCCTGGGCAGAAGTGTTAGACTGCCAAAGTATTTTTATCGGTGTCAATGCCTTGGATTATTCGGGCTATCCAGATTGTCGCGCGGCATACATTAAAGCCTTTGAAACAATGGCAAATTTAGCCACCAAACAAGGCGTGGAAGGAAAAAAACTCACTATTCATACGCCTTTAATAAACCTACATAAGGCAGAAATTATTCAAAAAGGACTGAAACTCGGCGTAGATTACGCAATGACCACGACTTGCTATCAAGCCGATGAAAATGGCTATGCCTGCGGGGTTTGTGACGCTTGTGAATATCGTAAACTCGGCTTTAAAGAGGCTGAAATCATAGATCCGACAAGATATCAAAAATAGCTGAAAAACAATACTTGCACAAATCATTTTTTACGATAAAATATAACTTTTTAAACGACAACACAGGAAATAACAAATGAGTATTGAAGACAGAGTAAAAGCGGTTGTAGCTGAACAGTTAGACGCAAGTGGTGATATTGATAATAACGCCTCTTTTATTGATGATTTAGGTGCAGATTCATTAGACACCGTTGAATTAGTAATGTCTCTTGAAGAGGAGTTTGACTGTGAAATCCCTGACGATGAAGCAGAGAATATTACAACTGTTCAGCAAGCAATTGACTATGTAAACAAAACTTTGTAATTTCTGTTTATTAACTTAAACTAAAAAGCGCTTATTGAGCGCTTTTTTTTATATAGAAGAAACTATGAGCAAAAGAAGAGTGGTAATCACAGGCATGGGCATTGTTTCACCTGTTGGATCAACAATAACAGATGCGTGGCGTAACATCCTTAATGGTAAATCAGGCATTAATGTTTTGAGTAATATTGATACCGAAGGGCAATCCGTTAAATTTGGTGGCTCTGTTAAAGGTTTTGATATTGCCGACTACCTAAGCCCAAAAGAATCTAAAAAAATGGATACTTTCATTCATTATGGCATGGCAGCAGGTATTCAGGCAATTGAAGACAGTGGCATTGAAATTACCGAAGAAAATGCCGAACGCATCGGTGTTGCTATTGGCGCAGGTATTGGTGGTTTAGGTACGATTGAAAAAACTACTGACCTATACAGGGAGAAAGGTGCACGACGCATTTCTCCTTTCTTTGTCCCCTCTTCAATTATCAATATGATTTCTGGTAACCTTTCTGTTAAATATGGACTCAAAGGTCCAAATTTTGCCATTGTTACTGCTTGTACGACAGGCACACATAATATCGGCGATGCCTCACGATTGATTGAATATGGTGATGCCGATGTGATGATTGCCGGTGGTGCTGAAATGTCAACTACGAATTGTGGCTTAGGTGGTTTTGCGGCGGCTCGCGCCCTTTCTACGCGCAACGATGACCCTGCTACCGCCTCTCGCCCTTGGGATAGAGATCGTGATGGTTTTGTGCTTGGCGATGGCGCCGGTGTTGTGGTTTTAGAAGAATATGAGCACGCTAAAGCCCGTGGTGCAAAAATCTATGCAGAAGTCTTAGGTTACGGCATGAGTGGCGACGCTTTCCATATGACTTTACCTTCTAAGGGTGGTGAAGGTGCGGCAAGATGCATGAAAAATGCGATGCGTAATGCAGGCATTAATGCCAATCAGATTGATTATATTAATGCACACGGCACCTCTACCCCTGCTGGCGACCAAGCAGAAACAGATGCAGCAAAAGCGGCACTTGGTGACCATGCTTACAAAGTGGTAATGAGTTCTACCAAATCAATGACAGGTCATTTACTTGGTGCTGCTGGTGGTATTGAGGCAATTTTTACTGCTTTAGCACTCAGAGACCAAGTAGCGCCAGCAACCATCAATATCATAAATCAGGATCCTAATTGCGATTTAGATTATTGTGCAAATGAAGCCAGACAAATGAAAATGGATTATGCAATTTCCAATTCATTTGGTTTTGGCGGTACTAACGGTTCAATACTGCTTTCAAAGATTTAATACTCTAATCCAAAGATAAAAAAAACCCCGATGAATTCATCGGGGTTTTTATGCGTATTTTAAAACTTTTAAACCACTACCTTGCTTCCACAGGTGTCGCCTCTTCATTGGCATTTTCTTTTTTGGCTTTTGCAACCATCTCCGCAACAAAATCATAAATTTTAACAGCACCTGTCTTTACGCTACTTGCTGCAATTTCTTTATTGACCACCAAAGACCAATCTTTATCCGTTGACTTAAATTGAACTGCACCACCAATTAACGCCAAAATAATAACAATACCTAATAAATACTTAATCATATTAAAATCCTATTTAAATTTAATAAAAGTAATTTTACCTATTTTTTTTATCAAGAATATCATTGTTTTCTAATATTATACCATTTGACATTAATAACGCTTTCGTACTTGGTCTTTCCCCTCTAAATTTAAGATACTGCTTCATAAAGTCAGCACTTCCACCAGTCTCTAAGATACATTGCATGAAGTCCTGTGACGCCTGTGAGCCAATGCCACCCTGTGATTGTACATAGTAATAGGCATCAGCTGCCAACACTTCAGCCCACTTGTAACTAAAATACCCTGCCGCATAACCACCACTAAAAATATGCCCAAAGGTATTCAAAAAACGATTTTCCTTCACTATCGGCATTAATGCCGTTTCAGCACGCACTTCGTTCAATACTTCGTAAGTATCTTTATTTTTAGAATGTGTTTTCACATCCCACAAAGAAAATTCACATTGACGCAACATACCTAGTGCTGACTGAAAGTTCTTAGCGTCAATCAATTTGCCATACAATTTATCTGGCAACGACTCAGCTGTCTTCCAATGCTTAGATAATAATTTAACCACCGACTTTTCATAACAGAAAAACTCCATATACTGACTGGGCAATTCCACCCCATCCCAAGGTACACCTGAAATACCTGCCGCAGATGGATATTTAACCTTGGTCAATAAATGGTGTAGTGCGTGTCCAAACTCGTGGAATAGCGTTACAATCTCATCAAATTCAAACAACGCGGGCTTATCTTTAGTCGGTGAATTAAAGTTACAAACCACAAAGGCTATCGGTTTATTGTCACCCATTAACGGCTGATAATCTGCCATCCACGCCCCACCTCGCTTACCTTTTCGTGCATAGATATCTAGGTAGACGCGCCCTACCAGTCCCGCTGCGTTACTAATATCTAAAACGCGGACATCAGAATGATAAGAATTTTCTTTAACCAGAATAATACTAACTTGATACAAGTTTTCAATGGTTGCAAACAAACCTTTTAACACCTGTTGTTCGGGGAAATACGGGGTTAAGTCCGACTTCTTAAAGCCAAATTTCTTCTCTTTGAGTTTCTCTGCATAATAGCTCAAATCCCAGGGCATTAATTTCATTCCTGAAAAAGTCTTTAACTCTGCTAACTCTTGCTCTGCCTGTGGCTTTGACCGCGCCACTAAATCTTCTAAAAAATCAATCACTTGACTTTCTGACTCCACCATTTTAGCTGCAATAGAATATTCTGCATAATTAGAAAAACCCAAAATTCCTGCCATCTCTTGCCGCAATGATAAAATCTCATCCATTATCGCCCTATTATCAAATGATTTATCGGTAATTCCAACCTCAGATGCGCGTGAAACATAAGCTTTATATATTTCTTCACGCAACGCACGATTATCTGCGTATGTCATTACATCTATATAAATCGGTGCTTGCAAACTAATTTCATAGCCATTATCAGTTTTAACTTTGGCAAGACTAACATCATCATAACCCGCTAAATCCTCTTTAGTGACAACTTTTTTCCATTCGTTCGTCGCCAACAGGCTGTTTTTAGAGAATTGGTTATTCAAGATACTCAAGCGCTCTTTAATCGCTTTAAATCTTTTCGATACTTGTCCCTCTAAGCCTACGCCCGACAACTCGAATCCTTTAATTGACTCCTTAATAATGTAAGCCTGCTGTTCGTTTAAATTTGTATCCAAAAGATTTTTATAAGCCTGGTACAACGCTTGATTACTACTTACTTCGGTATAAAAATTAGTAATCAATGGTAGCGTCTTTTCATATTCCTCATTAAATTCTTCGCTGAATAACACCGCATTTAAGTGCGAATTAACATTCGCCTGCTGTCCTAACTTAAATTCAAACATATCCATCGACTCAATTACTTCTGCCCAAGTTTTTCCTTTAGTGGTTAGTTCTACCACCTTTAGACCCTCTTCAATCAACACTCGAATAGTTTCAACAATGTCTTTTGGTTTAAAATTTGGCGTTAAATTCATAATAATGTGTTAATTAATAAAAAAATCAGTAAAATACCTTGTCTTTGGAGAGATGTCAGAGCGGTTTAATTTGCTCGCTTGGAAAGCGGGTGTACCTTGCGGTACCGAGGGTTCGAATCCCTCTCTCTCCACCATATTACTGCGTCTTTTTCCATTCCACGGCGTTGAACAAATAAACCCTCTCAATCACATAGTTTTATCTATGCTCAATCGAGTATTTATTCGTTCGCCTTGTGGAATGGAAAAATACTTGTAATACCTTTCCTTTCCTGCATCTTTTTTCTGCGTTAATTCAGCTAATTTTCATCCCAACCTGAGCGCCAGAATCAGGGGATAAAAGGTGCAAAGACTTGCCGTTGCCCGCAGCAAGCACCATACCTTCGGATACGCCGAATTTCATTTTTCTTGGGGCAAGGTTGGCAACCATAACAGTTAGGCGACCTTCTAAATCTTCTGGATTGTAGTAGGCTTTAATGCCAGCGAAGACATTACGCGTATTCTCTTCGCCAATGTCCAAGGTTAATTGCAATAACTTATCTGCGCCTTCGACGACATTGGCTTTGACAATCTTGGCAATGCGCAGGTCAATTTTAGTAAAATCGTCTATTTGTATCATATTGTCTTCCTCTTTAACGGCTTGTGTGGTTTGCTTTGAAGCCTCGATGACAGCGGAGATTTGATCATCTTCGATACGAGACATTAAAGGCTTAAATGTATTAATTTCGTGCTTGGTGAGTGGGTGTTTTAAGTCATTCCATGCTAAGGTATCAATATTTAAAAAATGCTCTGCTTGCTCTGCCATTACTGGTAGAACAGGCTTTAGGTAAGTCATTAGCACCCTGAATAAATTAATAGCAAGCGAAGTGACATCGTGGACTTGCGCTTCGCAACCCGCTTCTTTTACCAGTTGCCAGGGTTTATGTTCGTCAATGTATCGGTTGGCTTTATCGGCAAGTTTCATAATTTCACGCATTGCCTGATTGTATTGACGCATCTCGTAAAGCCTGGCAATATCATCACCTTTAGCGACGAATTCATTGTACAAATCTCCTTCAATTGAATATGCAGAAAGTGTTTTGTTAAATTTTTTAACGATAAAACCAGCACTTCTAGAGGCGATATTGACAACTTTTCCAACCAAATCAGAATTCACGCGTTGTTTAAAATCCTCTAGGTTTAAGTCTATGTCATCAATTTTATTGTTGAGTTTATACGCATAGTAATAACGAAGACACTCAGGATTTAAATTTTCTAAATAAGTGCGTGCTTGAATGAAGGTGCCACGAGATTTACTCATTTTTTCTCCATTCACGGTCAAAAATCCATGTGCAAAAACCGCTGTTGGGGTGCGGTGATTAGAACCCATCAACATTGCCGGCCAAAACAGTGAGTGGAAATAAACAATGTCTTTACCGATAAAATGATACAACTCGGTTTTTGAATCTTTGTTGAAATATTCGTCAAAGTCAATTCCCTGCTCAGTGCACAACTTTTTGAAACTTGCCATATAGCCAATTGGTGCATCTAACCAAACATAAAAATATTTACCCTTAACACCTGGAATTTGAAACCCAAAATATGGTGCATCGCGGGAAATATCCCACTGCTGCAAGCCCTGATCAAACCATTCGGCAAGCTTGTTACTGATTTCGTCTTGCAAATGCCCTGCGTTAGTCCATTCTTTAAGTTGCACTTCAAACTGTGGCAAATCAAAGAAATAATGCTCAGAATCCTTGGCAATCGGCATCGCACCTGAGATGGCGGACTTGGCATTTTTAAGTTCAGTTGGTGAATAAGTCGCACCACAGACTTCACAATTGTCACCATATTGATCGGCTGCACCGCATTTTGGACATTCACCCCTGATAAATCTGTCGGGCAAGAACATTTGTTTCAAAGGGTCGAACGCCTGAGAAATAGTGCGTTTTTTGATAAAGCCAGCCTTATTTAATTTGTTATAAATACCCGCTGAAATTTCTTTATTTTCTTCCGAATGCGTCGAATAATACTGACTAAAACCGATAGAAAATTCTTTAAAATCCGCTTGATGTCGTTCACTCACGCTTGCAATTAATTCTTCTGGGGTAATGCCCAACTCACTTGCCTTTAACATAATCGGTGTGCCATGGGCATCATCTGCGCAAACGAAATGACACTCGTGTCCCTGCATTTTTTGAAAACGCACCCAAATATCTGTTTGAATATATTCTAACAAATGTCCAAGGTGAATCTCACCATTGGCGTAAGGCAGTGCGGAGGTAACGAGTATTTTTCTTTGGGTCATAAGATAGTCTTAGTAATATTAAGGTTTAATAATATGATTATACGATAAAATGGCTTATTTTACTTAATCGGACAAGACAGATGGCAGATTTAACCCAAGACAGCATTGAAAATATTTTAGAAGGTGTAACGGATAAATATACCGAACAAGGTATTGTTGCAGACAGTATTGAAATCGATGGTGGTAAAGCGATTATTAATATCTTACTTAGTTATCCCGCACAAAGCTACCATCAAGAATTGTCTGAGGCAATTACTTCCGCTTTATCAGGCAAAGGTATCAGTGATGTTACGGTTAATATTGACACAAAAATTGCCAAATATGCCACACAGAAAGGTGTGGATGTATTGTCAGAAGTTAAAAACATTATTGCTATTGCCTCAGGCAAGGGTGGCGTTGGAAAGTCAACCACAGCTGTTAATTTAGCACTTGCATTACAAGCAGAAGGGGCGAAAGTTGCAATTTTAGATGCCGATATTTATGGCCCTTCTCAGCCGAGAATGTTGGGCGTTTCCAAACTCAAACCAGAAACCACAGGCGAAGGTAAATTACTCCCAATCTTAGGTCATGGTATGCAATCTATGTCAATCGGCTATTTAGTTGATGAAGACAATCCAATGATTTGGCGTGGACCTATGGTTACACAGGCATTAGAGCAAATGCTTCGCGATACGCTATGGCGTGGCGTGGATTATATGATTATCGATCTTCCGCCAGGAACAGGTGATACGCAATTGACTTTGTCACAGAAAATTCCAGTCAGTGGTTCTGTTATCGTTACAACCCCTCAAGACATCGCTTTATTAGATGCAAAAAAAGGTCTTAAGATGTTTGAAAAAGTCAATATTCCAATTCTTGGTATTGTTGAAAATATGTCACTACACATCTGCTCTGAATGCGGACATGAAGAAGCAATTTTCGGTACAGGTGGTGGTAAATCAATGGCAAAAGATGCTAATGTGAATTTCCTTGGTGCCCTGCCTTTAGAGATAGACATTAGAACAGATGTGGACGAAGGCACACCAACTGTTGCCAAAAACCCAGAAGGTAGAGTCGCACAAATCTATAAAGAAATTGCTAAGAAAGTTGCAGCGAAATTAACCTTACAAGATAAGGCCCTTGGCGCATTTCCAAGTATCACTATTGAGTAATACCCACTAGTATGGATTATTTAACGGAGTTTCGCGGGCGTTTCATTGGTATTATGCAATGGAGTGATTGTCATGCGTTATTTGAAAATTTAATTGCAAACCCTGCAGAGGATTGGTATCTTTATGACACCCTATTGCCTATGCCAGAAGTGACAATTGACGCTGATAATTTGGTTAAATCTTTGACAGAAATCCACGCTTTACTTAAAACTAAACATCAAGAGCGCTATTGCGGTATTGTCTATGTAGATGATTTAAAAAATCCAAGTTTTGTCAAAATTTTCAACCCAAATAATTTGGGTAAAGTCTGCGGCAGTAGCGAAAATCCACCTATCCCACAATGGTTACTATCAAAAACTAAGCCCAAAGATGTTATAGAAAAATTCGCCCTACCCATGGAAGAAAAAGGCTTCATTTCAAAATTCTTCAAATTCTAAGCCCGGCTTAGCTAAACCGGGCTTAGAATTTGGAAGTTTTTCTTAATGATTTTCAGAGACTTGGTTGATGGTATATTTTGGAATTTCAATCACCAAGTCTGTTTCACCAACGACGGCTTGGCAAGATAGGCGAGAATCAGGGTCTAGACCCCAGGCTTTGTCGAGTAAATCATCTTCAATTTCATCGGATTCTTGAAGGCTATCAAAGCCTTCGCGAATATAGATATGGCAAGTGGTGCAGGCGTTCGACATTTCGCAGGCGTGTTCAATTTCAATGTGGTTGGCAAGCATTGCACGGCAAACACTGGTGCCTTTTTCAACTTCAAGAACAGCACCCTCTGGACATAAATCTTCGTGTGGCAATATAATCAGTTGTGGCATTTTTTTTTACTCCTTAAATTATGACTATTCAAAGTCCTCTACTTTATGACCTTG is a genomic window containing:
- the acpP gene encoding acyl carrier protein, whose protein sequence is MSIEDRVKAVVAEQLDASGDIDNNASFIDDLGADSLDTVELVMSLEEEFDCEIPDDEAENITTVQQAIDYVNKTL
- the parE gene encoding DNA topoisomerase IV subunit B, with protein sequence MGNYDSSSIEVLSGLDPVRKRPGMYTETERPNHLAQEVIDNSVDEAVAGHATKINVVLYKDGSISVEDDGRGMPVDIHLEEGISGVEVILTKLHAGGKFSNDSYQFSGGLHGVGISVVNALSTLVEIWIKRNSKEHYIAFSDGNVKTPLVEVGTVGKYNTGTKVKFIPDPQFFDTAKFSTTKLRHNLRSKAVLCPGLEVNFYNEVDDTTDSWKYKEGLKDYLSVSLDGLDCLPEVPFVVTHESDEAQMHCSLSWTEYNTNIIGESYVNLIPTSQGGTHVNGLRSGLTDALKEFCEFRSLLPKNVKLTPDDVWQKIAYVLSIKILDPQFSGQTKERLSSRECASFVTNVVKDAFSLWLNQHTSIAEKIAELAIMNAQSRLKTGKKVIRKKIVSGPALPGKLSDCTSHDLSQTEVFLVEGDSAGGSAKQARDKEYQAILPLRGKILNTWEVDSDQVLASNEIHDISVAIGLEPNCEDLSGLRYGKICILADADSDGAHIATLICTLFVKHFPKLVRDGHIFVAMPPLYRIDAGKQIYYALDDAERDATINKIEKENKRTKVQVQRFKGLGEMNPSQLRETTMLPDTRRLIQLTLENPLQVNEMMDMLLSKKRAPDRKKWLESKGNLANV
- the queC gene encoding 7-cyano-7-deazaguanine synthase QueC, yielding MSKKAVILLSGGLDSTTTLAIAKSQGFKCYAMSFDYGQKQKSELNAATKIAKLFSTVEHRIMDISLNDIGGSALTDSAISVPNFNKSDEIPVTYVPARNTIFLSYAMAWAEVLDCQSIFIGVNALDYSGYPDCRAAYIKAFETMANLATKQGVEGKKLTIHTPLINLHKAEIIQKGLKLGVDYAMTTTCYQADENGYACGVCDACEYRKLGFKEAEIIDPTRYQK
- the rpoH gene encoding RNA polymerase sigma factor RpoH yields the protein MSKDLTTPTVQTSQDLTVQKYPPILSAAEEHDLAVDLFENHNLEAARKLVLSHMRFVAFIAHGYKGYGLEQDDLIQEGTIGLMKAVKKFNPNRNVRLASYAVYWIRAEIHEFIFKNWKIVKVATTKEQRKLFFKLKKAKANIYTSLNTEQAKEIANDLGVRPKDVLEMESRLQFNDVAFEVTDEEESTSPVHYLTDENTRSPEQLALSDDSQKHHQQQLYTALSSLDERSLDILQSRYLKEEKTTLHTLAKRYNISAERVRQLENKAMQKLKNSMDKQN
- a CDS encoding co-chaperone GroES, with product MNIRPLHDRVVVRRSEEEQTTASGLIIPGSAAEKPSEGIVVAVGSGRKTDAGEIIALEVKVSDKVLFGQFAGTEISADNETLLVMSESDIVAVVE
- the groL gene encoding chaperonin GroEL (60 kDa chaperone family; promotes refolding of misfolded polypeptides especially under stressful conditions; forms two stacked rings of heptamers to form a barrel-shaped 14mer; ends can be capped by GroES; misfolded proteins enter the barrel where they are refolded when GroES binds), encoding MSAKDIEFGIDARNLMLNGVNILADAVKVTLGPKGRNVVLDRSFGAPTITKDGVSVAQEIELENKFENMGAQMVKEVASKTNDIAGDGTTTATVLAQSLITEGVKAVSAGMNPMDLKRGIDKATEVAVKALRELSQPCDDTKSIAQVGTISANSDTSVGDIIAEAMNKVGKEGVITVEEGSGLDNELDVVEGMQFERGYLSPYFVNNQDNMSADLDQPLILLNESKISNIRDLLPALEIVQKSGRPLLVIAEDIEGEALATLVVNNMRGIVKVVAVKSPGFGDRRKAILQDLAVLTGGVVISEEIGLSLETITEDQLGYAKRIEVGKDETIVVDGAGTKEQIDGRVKQIKAQLEQTTSEYDQEKLSERLAKLSGGVAVIKVGAATEVEMKEKKDRVDDALHATRAAVQEGVVPGGGVALVRAIKALDKLTSDNHDQGVGINITKRAMEAPLRQIVANGGGEPSVVLNEVLNSKGNHGYNAGTEEYGDMLKMGILDPTKVTRAALQHAASISGLMITTEAMITDAPQAAGVPAGDAGMGGGMPGMM